In Halococcus salifodinae DSM 8989, the following are encoded in one genomic region:
- a CDS encoding ferritin-like domain-containing protein: protein MSVEGDDRVLELLAQARNDEFETVINYQTNAAALAGVAAEEIADSLSADVQEELGHAEEIGERISQLGGQPKGSFDLEMGQDALQPPEDPTDVLSVIDGVIAAEKGAVETYRELIEVAEEAGDPVTEDFATELLADEEEHLAEFEGYRKEYEG, encoded by the coding sequence ATGAGTGTCGAAGGCGACGACCGCGTGCTCGAACTGCTCGCACAGGCCAGAAACGACGAGTTCGAGACCGTCATCAACTACCAGACCAACGCCGCCGCGCTCGCAGGGGTCGCGGCCGAAGAGATCGCCGACAGCCTCAGTGCCGACGTCCAGGAGGAGCTCGGCCACGCCGAGGAGATCGGCGAACGCATCTCCCAACTCGGCGGCCAGCCGAAGGGTTCGTTCGACCTCGAAATGGGACAAGACGCCCTTCAACCGCCCGAGGACCCAACGGACGTGCTCTCGGTGATCGACGGCGTGATCGCCGCCGAGAAGGGTGCCGTCGAGACCTACCGCGAACTCATCGAGGTCGCCGAGGAAGCCGGCGATCCCGTGACCGAGGACTTCGCGACGGAGCTGCTCGCCGACGAGGAAGAACACCTCGCGGAGTTCGAGGGCTACCGGAAGGAGTACGAGGGGTAG
- a CDS encoding M20 family metallopeptidase — MIDPLEFLEHAVRTPSHDDVGAMRALLCETLREAGIEPTVDDAGNVIATREASGDATDGPHVVLNTHLDTVSPHVPAERDGAILHGRGACDAKGPLAAMLAAFSSIEPDRGRLTLAVTPDEETRSIGAAALVPSLDLDPERGDWVIVGEPTGLDVCNAAKGRFEGRITIAGERAHAAEPHTGQNAITMAAPVIDALSGFDDRPEGLAAHPDLGAPTLTPTIVDGGDATNQVPAECAIVLDRRSVPPETATGFETALNEYLTQHAPAPDAVSFALTERETPFLEAFETSDENRVVSVLQEASGGAVRPFTAATEASYFAREAPTVVFGPGDLADESGPVAHADREYVRLPDVKRAATILGDALAERLRETDV; from the coding sequence ATGATCGATCCGCTCGAATTCCTCGAACACGCAGTCCGAACGCCCTCCCACGACGACGTTGGGGCGATGCGAGCCCTCCTCTGTGAAACGCTCCGCGAGGCAGGTATCGAACCGACTGTCGACGATGCGGGCAACGTGATAGCGACGCGCGAGGCCAGTGGGGACGCCACCGACGGCCCACACGTCGTGTTGAACACCCACCTTGACACCGTTTCGCCACACGTTCCCGCCGAACGCGACGGAGCGATTCTCCACGGGCGCGGGGCCTGCGACGCCAAGGGGCCGCTGGCCGCAATGCTCGCCGCGTTTTCGAGTATCGAGCCCGACCGAGGTCGGCTCACGCTCGCCGTGACGCCCGACGAGGAAACCCGTTCGATCGGCGCGGCGGCACTCGTGCCGTCGCTCGACCTCGATCCCGAACGCGGGGATTGGGTGATCGTTGGCGAGCCTACCGGTCTCGACGTCTGTAACGCCGCGAAGGGGCGCTTCGAGGGGCGCATCACGATCGCTGGCGAGCGTGCCCACGCCGCCGAGCCGCACACGGGACAGAACGCGATCACGATGGCCGCGCCGGTGATCGACGCGCTCTCCGGGTTCGACGACCGACCCGAAGGACTCGCCGCCCACCCCGATCTCGGCGCGCCGACGCTCACCCCGACGATCGTCGACGGCGGCGACGCGACGAATCAGGTGCCCGCCGAGTGTGCGATCGTTCTCGATCGCCGAAGCGTCCCGCCCGAGACCGCAACGGGCTTCGAGACCGCGCTGAACGAGTATCTCACCCAGCACGCACCAGCGCCCGACGCGGTGTCGTTCGCGCTGACCGAGCGCGAAACGCCGTTTCTCGAAGCGTTCGAGACGTCCGACGAGAATCGCGTGGTCAGCGTGCTCCAAGAGGCGTCGGGTGGTGCGGTCCGGCCGTTCACCGCCGCAACCGAGGCGTCGTATTTCGCGCGCGAGGCCCCGACAGTCGTGTTCGGTCCTGGCGATCTCGCGGACGAATCGGGGCCTGTCGCTCACGCGGATCGCGAGTACGTCCGACTCCCCGACGTCAAGCGCGCCGCCACGATCCTCGGGGACGCACTCGCCGAACGTCTCCGCGAGACGGACGTTTAA
- the dapF gene encoding diaminopimelate epimerase, with protein sequence MIPIEKYHGTGNDFFVVDAAEPVADRREIATRLCDREDGLAIGGSIGADGVLFLALEDGYASPRVVMTLVQPDGSTAPMCGNGARCAAAWAARRLCRREESERATPASDGGRRGSASDDASDDETTVMVDTQAGTRRATVDGDSVTIEMGAPSFAPAAVPVVRDEPLVEEPVEGLTVTAVNTDVPHAVAFVDDVSTVDLDAVAPAVRHADAFPRGANVTVASPSTDDGPDWSAGAFDQRTYERGVEGETRSCGTGAVAIAAVARELGHTDAEAIAVRPPGGRLDIRLDERGAVLAGPTEREGTAEIQIDNPQSAEAAGD encoded by the coding sequence ATGATCCCGATCGAGAAGTATCATGGTACGGGCAACGACTTCTTCGTGGTGGACGCGGCCGAACCCGTCGCCGATCGACGAGAGATTGCGACGAGGCTCTGTGATCGCGAGGACGGCCTCGCGATCGGCGGGTCGATCGGCGCGGATGGTGTGCTCTTTCTCGCGCTCGAAGACGGCTACGCCTCGCCCCGGGTCGTGATGACGCTGGTCCAGCCCGACGGTTCGACCGCTCCGATGTGTGGTAACGGTGCGCGGTGTGCCGCAGCGTGGGCCGCGCGACGGCTTTGCCGTCGCGAAGAGAGCGAGCGGGCGACGCCCGCGAGCGATGGGGGACGGCGCGGATCGGCTTCTGACGACGCGAGCGACGACGAGACGACCGTGATGGTCGACACTCAAGCGGGCACGCGCCGCGCGACGGTCGACGGCGACAGCGTGACGATCGAGATGGGGGCGCCGAGCTTCGCGCCCGCGGCGGTCCCGGTGGTGCGCGACGAACCGCTCGTCGAGGAACCCGTCGAGGGGCTCACCGTAACGGCGGTGAACACCGACGTTCCCCACGCGGTCGCGTTCGTCGACGACGTCTCGACCGTGGACCTCGACGCCGTCGCCCCGGCGGTGCGCCACGCCGACGCCTTCCCCCGCGGCGCGAACGTCACAGTCGCTAGTCCCAGCACAGACGACGGACCCGATTGGTCGGCCGGGGCGTTCGACCAGCGCACCTACGAGCGCGGTGTCGAAGGCGAAACGCGCTCGTGTGGGACTGGTGCGGTGGCAATCGCGGCGGTCGCGCGCGAACTCGGCCACACCGACGCCGAAGCTATCGCGGTGCGGCCGCCCGGTGGTCGCCTCGATATCCGACTCGACGAACGCGGTGCAGTGCTCGCCGGACCGACCGAACGCGAGGGCACAGCCGAGATTCAGATCGACAACCCACAGAGCGCCGAGGCAGCCGGCGACTGA
- the lysA gene encoding diaminopimelate decarboxylase: MTTEAASTSSVAAVNPPVRRLADWPAADLRDLATEHGTPLYVVDLDRVRENAVRLRQAFLDAEISYAVKANAIGSVLETIADAGLGAECASAGEVVRALEAGFDRVRYTAVNPPARDLDRVVDLAADHEVAITIGASDTLDRLAERGWTGELFVRVNPGVGAGHHEKVRTGTDPKFGVPDERAAAVVSEAAERGFDVRGLHAHAGSGILNDDDLDSHRALVARMGELVSEVADAGVVLDTVNVGGGFGVPYRESESPLDLDSLAAATHEALDSVDGSDDRDPALGIEPGRYLVADAGVLVTRANTVKSTPETTIVGVDCGMTDLLRPALYDAHHAIRLLAPDAAERGTVSTTVVGPVCESADALARDRELPAPARDDLLAVGNAGAYGYEMASTYNSRPRPAVIALDDGESRVCVHRETIDDLTRLEVDR; this comes from the coding sequence ATGACCACCGAGGCTGCCAGCACTTCGTCGGTGGCGGCCGTGAACCCGCCCGTCAGACGGCTTGCTGACTGGCCGGCGGCCGACCTGCGCGATCTCGCCACCGAGCACGGGACGCCACTGTACGTCGTAGACCTGGATCGCGTTCGAGAGAACGCTGTTCGCCTTCGGCAGGCGTTCCTCGACGCCGAAATCAGCTACGCAGTCAAGGCGAACGCCATCGGGAGCGTGCTGGAAACGATCGCCGATGCTGGCCTCGGGGCCGAGTGCGCCTCCGCTGGCGAGGTCGTCCGTGCGTTGGAGGCAGGGTTCGACCGCGTCCGCTACACTGCCGTCAACCCACCCGCCCGGGATCTCGATCGGGTGGTCGATCTCGCCGCGGATCACGAGGTCGCCATCACGATCGGCGCGAGCGACACCCTCGATCGCCTCGCCGAACGCGGCTGGACGGGAGAGCTGTTCGTCCGGGTGAACCCCGGCGTCGGTGCGGGCCACCACGAGAAGGTACGGACGGGCACCGATCCGAAGTTCGGGGTTCCCGACGAGCGAGCTGCGGCGGTCGTGAGCGAGGCCGCAGAACGCGGGTTCGACGTTCGCGGCCTCCACGCCCACGCCGGGAGTGGCATCCTCAACGACGACGATCTCGATTCTCATCGTGCGCTGGTCGCCCGAATGGGCGAACTCGTGAGCGAAGTAGCCGACGCGGGCGTCGTCCTCGATACGGTGAACGTCGGCGGCGGGTTCGGCGTTCCCTACCGTGAGAGCGAATCACCGCTCGATCTCGACTCGCTCGCTGCGGCCACCCACGAGGCGCTCGACAGTGTCGACGGCTCGGACGACCGCGACCCTGCACTCGGGATCGAACCGGGCCGATACCTCGTCGCCGACGCCGGTGTACTGGTGACCCGCGCCAACACCGTGAAGTCGACACCCGAAACCACCATCGTCGGCGTCGATTGTGGGATGACCGATCTCCTCCGGCCCGCGCTGTACGACGCCCACCACGCGATCCGGTTGCTCGCACCGGACGCTGCCGAGCGCGGGACGGTGTCGACGACGGTCGTGGGGCCGGTCTGTGAGTCCGCCGATGCGCTCGCGCGGGATCGTGAGCTTCCTGCGCCAGCACGTGACGACCTCCTCGCGGTCGGGAACGCCGGCGCGTACGGCTACGAGATGGCGAGCACGTACAACTCCCGGCCACGTCCAGCAGTGATCGCGCTCGACGACGGCGAGTCGCGAGTCTGCGTGCATCGTGAGACGATCGACGATCTCACGCGTTTGGAGGTCGATCGATGA
- a CDS encoding 2,3,4,5-tetrahydropyridine-2,6-dicarboxylate N-succinyltransferase, which translates to MSLESEIDTLWQRTDDGLTAGDAGSEERDLLDTFLDALEAGDVRAAEKRDGDWQANEWVKRGVLLNFSLRETQSREYGGVDYHDVLPLRRTNDLGERGTRNTPDGTVIRRGAHVGSDAILMSPSFVNAGAHVGDGTLVDSCDTVGSCAQVGADVKLGANTLIGGVLEPVEDAPVVIEDGVSLGAGCRVTSGFVVGHDSVVGENTLLTPRIPVYDLVDEEIIYGRLLPERRAFTRFVESSVGDHDLFDGGAYKPAVVATDVEDRTLEATEREEALR; encoded by the coding sequence ATGAGTCTCGAATCCGAGATCGACACGCTGTGGCAACGTACTGACGACGGACTGACCGCGGGCGACGCCGGCAGCGAGGAACGCGATCTGCTCGACACGTTCCTCGACGCGCTCGAAGCCGGCGACGTGCGCGCCGCCGAGAAGCGAGACGGCGACTGGCAGGCAAACGAATGGGTCAAGCGGGGCGTGCTGCTCAATTTCAGTCTCCGCGAGACACAGAGCCGAGAGTACGGTGGCGTCGACTACCACGACGTGCTTCCGCTGCGTCGGACCAACGACCTCGGCGAGCGGGGCACCCGAAACACGCCAGACGGAACCGTGATCCGGCGGGGCGCACACGTCGGCAGCGACGCGATCCTGATGAGTCCGAGTTTCGTCAACGCCGGCGCTCACGTCGGCGACGGCACCCTCGTCGACTCGTGTGACACCGTGGGCTCGTGCGCACAGGTCGGTGCGGACGTCAAGCTCGGCGCGAACACCCTCATTGGTGGCGTGCTCGAACCGGTCGAGGACGCGCCGGTCGTGATCGAGGACGGCGTCTCGCTCGGCGCGGGCTGTCGCGTCACCTCGGGATTCGTGGTCGGCCACGACTCGGTAGTCGGCGAGAACACGCTGCTCACGCCGCGGATTCCGGTGTACGATCTGGTCGACGAGGAAATCATCTACGGTCGCCTGCTACCCGAGCGCCGGGCGTTCACCAGATTCGTCGAGTCGTCGGTCGGCGATCACGACCTGTTCGACGGCGGGGCGTACAAGCCCGCCGTGGTGGCGACCGACGTCGAGGATCGAACGCTCGAAGCGACCGAACGCGAGGAAGCGCTCCGATGA
- the dapB gene encoding 4-hydroxy-tetrahydrodipicolinate reductase, with translation MTVVGVTGATGAMGRAVLESAADRDDVAVAFAVNRDPADDERVAGHAVHDAVALPDLLAEQQPEVVVDFTGPESSIEYAAACAEAGVGFVTGTTGLDDPEQSALREAAKAVPVLWATNFSRGINALRSALAEAVAALPEYDIELTETHHNRKRDAPSGTATTLLDDIDAARDDARQDESGGGTGKRTYGREGEQSRTDGEIGVHVRRAGGVRGEHEVLLADNDEVLTLAYRAESRGVFAAGALDAAGWLAGHEAGWYAFDDVIEGSS, from the coding sequence GTGACGGTCGTCGGGGTCACGGGCGCGACGGGCGCGATGGGGCGCGCGGTGCTCGAATCGGCCGCCGACCGCGACGATGTGGCGGTGGCGTTCGCGGTCAACCGCGATCCTGCGGACGATGAACGCGTCGCCGGTCACGCGGTCCACGACGCGGTCGCCCTCCCCGATCTCCTCGCCGAGCAGCAGCCCGAGGTCGTCGTGGACTTCACTGGTCCCGAGTCGTCGATCGAGTACGCGGCGGCCTGTGCCGAAGCCGGCGTCGGGTTCGTCACCGGCACGACAGGGTTGGACGACCCGGAGCAGTCGGCGCTCCGCGAGGCCGCCAAAGCGGTCCCCGTATTGTGGGCGACGAACTTCTCGCGAGGAATCAACGCGCTTCGATCGGCGCTCGCCGAAGCCGTCGCGGCGCTGCCGGAGTACGACATCGAACTGACCGAAACCCACCACAACCGCAAGCGCGACGCGCCGAGCGGCACGGCGACGACGCTGCTCGACGACATCGACGCGGCGCGGGACGACGCGAGGCAGGACGAGAGCGGTGGGGGTACTGGGAAGCGAACATACGGCCGCGAGGGCGAACAGTCCCGGACCGACGGCGAGATCGGGGTTCACGTCCGGCGCGCCGGCGGCGTGCGGGGCGAACACGAGGTACTCCTCGCGGACAACGACGAGGTGCTCACGCTCGCCTATCGCGCGGAGAGCCGTGGGGTCTTTGCGGCGGGCGCGCTCGACGCGGCGGGATGGCTCGCCGGCCACGAGGCCGGCTGGTATGCGTTCGACGACGTTATCGAGGGATCATCATGA
- the dapA gene encoding 4-hydroxy-tetrahydrodipicolinate synthase, with amino-acid sequence MTPSIDLDGVFPAMATPFEPDDTIDFDRLRSEARRLERAGVDGLVPVGTTGESATLTHDEHVAVVEAVAETVSIPVIAGAGSNATREAIDLAERSRAAGADALLLISPYYNRPEPAGMEAHFRALADAIDLPQIVYNVPGRTGRSIEIDTAVALADHENVAGYKSASGDVGRASELVERTRDEDFTVLSGEDALTLPLLAVGARGTISVAANVEPRRMSEMVHAGLDGDFDRARERHHELGPLFRALFWETNPIPLKEALAIRGHVAGNLRAPLSRLGTEHRASLETVLADLDDASTDDREQPVAPEAER; translated from the coding sequence ATGACACCATCCATCGACCTCGACGGCGTGTTCCCCGCGATGGCCACGCCGTTCGAACCCGACGACACCATCGATTTCGACCGACTCCGGAGCGAGGCCCGCCGCCTCGAACGCGCGGGCGTCGACGGACTCGTTCCCGTCGGCACCACCGGCGAGAGCGCGACCCTGACCCACGACGAACACGTCGCAGTCGTCGAGGCGGTCGCCGAAACCGTCTCGATTCCCGTGATCGCCGGCGCTGGCTCGAACGCGACCCGGGAGGCGATCGACCTCGCCGAGCGTTCGCGGGCGGCCGGTGCGGACGCGCTTCTCCTGATCTCGCCGTACTACAACCGGCCCGAACCCGCCGGGATGGAGGCTCATTTCCGGGCGCTCGCCGACGCAATCGATCTGCCCCAGATCGTCTACAACGTGCCCGGCCGCACGGGACGATCCATCGAAATCGACACCGCGGTCGCGCTCGCCGACCACGAAAACGTCGCGGGCTACAAGTCCGCGAGCGGCGACGTGGGGCGGGCGAGCGAACTCGTCGAGCGCACCCGCGACGAGGATTTCACCGTGCTCTCGGGCGAAGACGCGCTCACGCTCCCGCTACTCGCCGTGGGCGCTCGCGGAACGATCAGCGTCGCTGCGAACGTCGAACCCCGAAGAATGAGCGAAATGGTTCACGCGGGGCTCGACGGCGATTTCGATCGGGCACGCGAGCGCCACCACGAACTCGGGCCGCTCTTTCGCGCGCTGTTCTGGGAGACCAACCCGATCCCGCTGAAGGAAGCGCTGGCGATCCGCGGCCACGTCGCGGGCAACCTGCGCGCACCGCTCTCGCGGCTCGGGACCGAGCATCGCGCTTCGCTCGAAACCGTCCTCGCCGATCTCGACGACGCGAGCACCGACGACCGCGAACAACCCGTCGCGCCGGAGGCCGAACGGTGA
- a CDS encoding LabA-like NYN domain-containing protein encodes MSNVHPAQRVAVLVDAQNLYHTAQSVYSRNIDYDELLDAGVAGRELTRAIAYVIRADSPEEESFFEALVNIGFETKIKDIKTHADGSKTADWDVGMILDAVTLAPHLDTVVICTGDGDFSRLCSHLRHKGVRVEAMAFEESTSEELLDAVDGFTDLSERPETFLL; translated from the coding sequence ATGTCGAACGTTCATCCGGCCCAGCGCGTTGCGGTGCTGGTCGACGCACAGAACCTCTATCACACCGCCCAGAGCGTCTACTCACGCAACATCGACTACGACGAACTCCTCGATGCGGGCGTCGCCGGGCGCGAACTCACCCGCGCGATCGCGTACGTCATCCGGGCCGACTCGCCCGAGGAGGAGAGTTTCTTCGAGGCACTCGTCAACATCGGCTTCGAGACCAAGATCAAGGACATCAAGACCCACGCCGACGGCTCCAAGACGGCGGACTGGGACGTCGGGATGATCCTCGATGCGGTGACGCTCGCGCCGCATCTCGACACCGTCGTGATCTGCACCGGCGACGGCGATTTCTCGCGGCTCTGTTCGCATCTCCGGCACAAGGGCGTCCGGGTCGAGGCGATGGCGTTCGAGGAATCCACATCGGAGGAACTCCTCGATGCCGTCGACGGCTTTACCGATCTCTCCGAACGCCCGGAGACGTTCTTGCTGTAA
- a CDS encoding PUA domain-containing protein, whose product MAEELARLRTIADYQFGHSAGVTLFAGDPEVHHTATGRPEQVLVGGERLVTYGVDGRFTLGLAGGERLRAAFAAPRARVVVGEESAPFVREGKNAFAKFVTAVDPAVRPGDEVCIVGPDDDLFGVGRAELAADAMADFETGVAVKTREGAD is encoded by the coding sequence ATGGCCGAAGAACTCGCGCGACTGCGAACGATCGCGGACTACCAGTTCGGCCACAGCGCCGGCGTGACGCTGTTCGCCGGCGATCCCGAGGTTCACCACACCGCGACCGGCCGGCCGGAACAGGTGCTCGTCGGCGGCGAGCGTCTCGTGACCTACGGCGTCGACGGCCGGTTCACGCTCGGTCTCGCCGGCGGCGAGCGGCTCCGCGCGGCATTTGCGGCTCCGCGAGCCCGCGTCGTCGTCGGCGAGGAGAGCGCACCGTTCGTCCGCGAGGGGAAAAACGCGTTCGCGAAGTTCGTCACCGCGGTCGATCCTGCCGTCCGCCCCGGCGACGAGGTCTGCATCGTTGGCCCCGACGACGACCTGTTCGGCGTGGGGCGGGCAGAGCTCGCTGCCGACGCGATGGCCGACTTCGAGACCGGAGTGGCGGTCAAGACCCGCGAGGGAGCCGACTGA
- a CDS encoding amidohydrolase family protein, with protein sequence MWLVPDEPMMLDIDFPTEEPRFIDTHAHQPTSEFLEDAGGEMMGDAAGKFGTDLKTWGYDEMVEEYHAAGIRHAVLLGWDAETNTGNPPVTSEYVAEIRDEYPDFFTGFAGIDPLKDDCVESAERAIEDLDLSGFKFQQIAQGFDPSAPEHDPLWNTIEDLGVPVVFHGGNSTLGAGSPGGRGLRIEHGNPMLIDDVAARFPDLQILLAHPAFPWEKEQLAICQQKGNVYMDLSGWLPKYIDDQVLHYAGTVLKDKVMFGTDYPMIRPEEWLESFAEHTDYPEEVERKLLWENAEAFLGL encoded by the coding sequence ATGTGGCTGGTCCCCGACGAACCGATGATGCTCGACATCGACTTCCCGACCGAGGAGCCGCGTTTCATCGACACCCACGCCCACCAGCCGACGAGCGAGTTCCTGGAGGACGCCGGCGGCGAGATGATGGGCGACGCCGCGGGCAAGTTCGGCACCGATCTCAAAACGTGGGGCTACGACGAGATGGTCGAGGAGTACCACGCAGCCGGCATCCGTCACGCGGTCCTGCTGGGCTGGGACGCCGAGACCAACACTGGCAACCCGCCAGTCACGAGCGAGTACGTCGCCGAGATCCGCGACGAGTACCCCGACTTCTTCACCGGGTTCGCGGGCATCGATCCCCTGAAGGACGACTGCGTGGAGTCCGCCGAGCGCGCGATCGAGGACCTCGATCTCTCGGGGTTCAAGTTCCAGCAAATCGCCCAGGGGTTCGACCCGAGCGCGCCCGAACACGACCCGCTCTGGAACACCATCGAGGACCTCGGCGTTCCGGTGGTGTTCCACGGCGGCAACTCCACTCTCGGCGCGGGCAGCCCCGGTGGCCGCGGCCTCCGAATCGAACATGGGAACCCCATGCTGATCGACGACGTGGCTGCACGATTTCCCGATCTCCAGATCCTGCTCGCCCATCCCGCCTTCCCGTGGGAGAAAGAACAGCTCGCGATCTGCCAGCAGAAGGGCAACGTCTACATGGATCTCTCTGGCTGGCTCCCCAAATACATCGACGACCAGGTGCTCCACTACGCCGGCACCGTCCTCAAAGACAAGGTGATGTTCGGGACCGATTACCCGATGATCCGGCCCGAGGAGTGGCTCGAATCGTTCGCCGAGCACACCGACTACCCCGAAGAAGTCGAGCGGAAACTGCTGTGGGAGAACGCCGAGGCGTTCCTCGGCCTGTAA
- a CDS encoding DUF4177 domain-containing protein codes for MTQWEYETLRPPRGSTKKEAIDPKTQLNELGGEGWELVSTVEYVGGGTKYFVFKRPVDGGSHE; via the coding sequence ATGACCCAGTGGGAGTACGAAACGCTCCGGCCGCCGCGGGGCTCGACCAAGAAGGAGGCGATCGACCCGAAGACCCAGCTGAACGAGCTCGGTGGCGAGGGCTGGGAGCTCGTTTCGACCGTCGAGTACGTTGGCGGTGGCACGAAATACTTCGTCTTCAAGCGACCCGTCGACGGGGGTTCACATGAGTAG
- a CDS encoding GNAT family N-acetyltransferase: protein MIVRESRHDDVDAIEAVARASWETDYPTILSRETARDGVEEWYDADRLAAEIESDDALVPVADSGDEVVGFAHAVEDEGGGAILRLYVAPEHRREGVGGDLLDHTHEAFGERGAEQVRAMVLAENEPGNEFYRRHGFELVEESETVIADTSYRENVYVAER, encoded by the coding sequence ATGATCGTTCGTGAATCGAGGCACGACGACGTCGACGCCATCGAGGCGGTGGCACGAGCGTCGTGGGAGACCGACTATCCGACGATCCTCAGCCGCGAAACCGCCCGTGACGGCGTCGAGGAGTGGTACGACGCCGATCGGCTCGCCGCCGAAATCGAGAGCGACGACGCGCTGGTGCCGGTCGCCGACAGTGGGGACGAGGTCGTCGGGTTCGCCCACGCGGTCGAGGACGAGGGCGGTGGGGCGATCCTCCGACTCTACGTCGCGCCCGAACACCGACGCGAAGGCGTCGGCGGCGATCTGCTCGATCACACCCACGAGGCGTTCGGGGAGCGCGGTGCGGAGCAGGTTCGGGCGATGGTGCTCGCCGAGAACGAGCCCGGCAACGAGTTCTACCGCCGCCACGGGTTCGAACTGGTCGAGGAGAGCGAGACCGTCATCGCCGACACGTCCTACCGGGAGAACGTCTACGTGGCCGAGCGGTGA
- a CDS encoding dihydrolipoyl dehydrogenase family protein gives MTGFDLIVFGGGTGNTVASAAAAEGLETALVEKGPLGGLCLNRGCNPSKMLIQHANAHNTIRDADEFGIDATVDEIRFGEFVRHVNDELADAASSKETNKREEANLTLLQEEARFVDDHTIEIVESGETHTAEKVVIAAGSQPIVPDAIDGLADVDFLTSDDAIRLETPPDRLVVLGGGYIAAELGYYFESFGTDVALIEMEDSLVPREDADVAEAFTEIAADRHDVYTGHRVSTVTESDGELTAVAESESGDEIEVSGDELLVALGRRPNTDGIDLDATNVETTDAGFIATDDRLRTNVENVWAMGDIADNGMFKHSGDYEGEVMIDNVARDAERTADFTALPHAVFTEPQIGAVGENESTLDDAGREYVIGRADFTDTAMSRALKLDHGFAKVLADPDSREILGCHIIGHEASMLIHEVTPALRYGATVDDLANTLIHAHPSMSKVVLKACKDVPESVE, from the coding sequence ATGACAGGGTTCGATCTCATCGTGTTCGGCGGCGGAACCGGCAACACGGTCGCGTCGGCGGCGGCCGCCGAGGGTCTGGAGACCGCGCTCGTCGAGAAGGGACCGCTCGGTGGGCTGTGTCTCAACCGCGGCTGCAACCCCTCGAAGATGCTGATCCAGCACGCGAACGCCCACAACACGATCCGGGACGCCGACGAGTTCGGGATCGACGCGACCGTCGACGAGATCCGGTTCGGCGAGTTCGTTCGGCACGTAAACGACGAACTCGCCGACGCCGCCAGCAGCAAGGAGACGAACAAACGGGAGGAAGCAAATCTCACGCTACTCCAGGAGGAAGCCCGGTTCGTCGACGACCACACGATCGAGATCGTCGAGAGCGGCGAGACCCACACCGCCGAAAAGGTCGTCATCGCCGCCGGAAGCCAGCCGATCGTACCGGACGCGATCGACGGACTCGCAGACGTGGACTTCCTCACCAGTGACGACGCCATCCGGCTCGAAACACCCCCGGACCGGCTCGTGGTGCTCGGCGGCGGCTACATCGCGGCGGAGCTCGGCTACTACTTCGAGTCCTTTGGCACCGACGTGGCGCTGATCGAGATGGAAGACAGCCTGGTGCCCCGCGAAGACGCCGACGTGGCCGAGGCGTTCACCGAGATCGCCGCGGATCGTCACGACGTGTACACCGGCCACCGGGTCTCGACGGTCACCGAGTCGGACGGCGAGCTCACTGCCGTCGCCGAGTCGGAGAGTGGTGACGAGATTGAGGTGTCGGGCGACGAACTCCTCGTCGCTCTGGGCCGCCGGCCGAACACCGACGGGATCGATCTCGACGCGACGAACGTCGAGACCACCGACGCCGGATTCATCGCGACCGACGATCGGCTACGAACGAACGTCGAGAACGTCTGGGCAATGGGCGACATCGCCGACAACGGGATGTTCAAACACTCCGGCGACTACGAAGGCGAGGTGATGATCGACAACGTCGCGCGCGACGCGGAGCGGACGGCGGACTTCACCGCGCTGCCGCACGCCGTCTTCACCGAACCACAGATCGGCGCAGTGGGCGAGAACGAATCGACGCTCGACGACGCCGGCCGAGAGTACGTCATCGGACGAGCCGATTTCACCGACACCGCGATGAGCCGGGCGCTGAAACTCGATCACGGGTTCGCCAAGGTGCTCGCCGACCCCGACAGTCGAGAAATCCTCGGCTGTCACATCATCGGCCACGAGGCCTCGATGTTGATCCACGAAGTCACGCCGGCGCTCCGGTACGGCGCGACGGTCGACGACCTCGCGAACACTCTCATCCACGCCCATCCCTCGATGAGCAAGGTCGTGCTGAAAGCCTGCAAGGACGTCCCTGAGAGCGTGGAGTAG